The Fusobacterium sp. genome contains a region encoding:
- a CDS encoding MATE family efflux transporter, whose product MEKNFTSKDVFKMSIPIFVELLLQLLVGNVDQFMLSHYSQNAVAAIGNGNQIMNVVIIVLNVMSIATTVLISQYLGAGDKRRINEVCNVSLVIIGTISLITSSLIIGFYKEIFIWLKVPAAIFDEACRYILIVGSFIVIQGFYMTFAAILRSFEMLKHVMWTAAVMNTLNIIGNAILINGLFFFPRLGITGAAISTNISKGVGLGILVYLFLKKTDAKLSFKYITPFPMPIFKRLLSIGIPSGGEALSYNLSQIYIFKFINIFGTAVIATKVYCSMLANIAYVYSIAIAEASQIVVGYLAGANQLDKINKRVKSTIIVSLCFSLSITFLIFLNSNRIIGIFTHDSVILELGRQIIFIEIFLEIGRSVNITMTKCLVAVGDVNFPVIVGVICMWSIAVLGGYILGVKMGYGLIGIWIAMTLDEAVRAGIFVIRFKSQKWRKKINI is encoded by the coding sequence ATGGAAAAAAATTTTACATCTAAAGATGTATTCAAGATGTCAATACCAATTTTTGTAGAATTATTACTCCAGCTCCTAGTAGGAAATGTAGACCAGTTTATGTTGAGTCATTATTCTCAAAATGCTGTGGCTGCAATTGGAAATGGAAATCAAATTATGAACGTTGTTATAATAGTTCTCAATGTAATGAGTATTGCTACTACTGTCCTTATTTCTCAATATCTAGGTGCAGGTGATAAAAGAAGAATAAATGAAGTTTGTAATGTATCCCTTGTTATTATAGGTACAATAAGTCTCATTACATCTTCTCTTATAATTGGATTTTATAAAGAAATATTTATCTGGCTGAAAGTTCCAGCTGCTATATTTGATGAAGCCTGCAGATATATTCTGATAGTTGGTTCATTCATAGTAATACAAGGATTTTATATGACTTTTGCTGCTATTCTCAGAAGTTTTGAAATGCTTAAACATGTCATGTGGACTGCTGCTGTTATGAATACTTTAAATATTATTGGAAATGCTATTCTTATCAATGGACTGTTTTTCTTTCCAAGATTAGGAATAACTGGGGCTGCTATTTCAACAAATATAAGCAAAGGTGTTGGTCTTGGAATACTTGTATATCTTTTTCTGAAAAAAACTGATGCAAAGCTTTCTTTTAAGTATATAACTCCATTTCCTATGCCGATTTTTAAAAGACTGCTTTCAATAGGAATTCCATCAGGTGGAGAAGCCCTTTCTTATAACTTATCTCAAATATATATTTTCAAATTTATCAATATTTTTGGTACTGCTGTTATAGCTACAAAAGTTTATTGCAGTATGCTTGCAAATATTGCTTATGTTTACTCTATAGCTATTGCTGAAGCTTCTCAGATAGTTGTTGGATATCTGGCAGGTGCTAATCAATTAGATAAAATAAATAAAAGAGTTAAATCTACAATTATTGTTTCACTATGTTTTTCTCTCTCAATAACATTTTTAATCTTTTTGAATAGTAACAGAATAATCGGAATATTCACTCATGATTCTGTTATTCTAGAACTTGGAAGACAGATAATTTTTATAGAAATCTTTCTTGAAATTGGACGTTCTGTTAATATAACAATGACAAAATGTTTGGTGGCTGTTGGAGATGTAAATTTTCCTGTTATAGTTGGAGTTATCTGTATGTGGTCTATTGCTGTATTAGGGGGATATATTCTTGGAGTTAAAATGGGATATGGACTAATAGGTATCTGGATAGCTATGACATTAGATGAAGCTGTTCGTGCAGGAATTTTTGTAATACGTTTCAAATCACAAAAATGGAGAAAAAAAATAAATATATAA
- a CDS encoding glucose-6-phosphate isomerase — MEKLSLDYSKALGFFNEAELVMMKEQVAVAEKFLNEKTGAGNDYLGWIELPTNYNKEEFQRIKAAAEKIKKDSDVLLVVGIGGSYLGARAAIDFLSHTFYNSLSKEKRNAPEIYYVGNNISGTYLSHLLDVLEGKDFSINVISKSGTTTEPAIAFRVLKKHIEEKYGKDGAKSRIYATTDKSKGALKKLADEEGYEAFVIPDDVGGRFSVLTPVGLLPIACSGVNIDELMEGARAAQNAYTSPFEENDCYKYAAIRNILNRKGKNIEMLINYEPRLHYLGEWWKQLFGESEGKDGKGLFPAAADFSTDLHSMGQYIQDGRRELFETAVLIGTPEKDITIEEEAVDLDGLNYLKGKGMDFVNKKASQGTLLAHVDGGVPNLVVNIPEATPFHLGYLFYFFEKACGISGYLLGVNPFNQPGVESYKANMFALLGKKGYEKEAEILNKRLENK; from the coding sequence ATGGAAAAACTGTCATTGGATTATTCAAAAGCATTGGGATTTTTTAATGAAGCTGAGCTTGTTATGATGAAGGAACAGGTAGCTGTAGCAGAGAAATTTTTAAATGAAAAAACAGGAGCAGGAAATGACTATCTAGGGTGGATAGAGCTGCCTACTAACTATAACAAAGAGGAATTTCAAAGGATAAAAGCAGCAGCAGAAAAAATTAAAAAAGATTCAGATGTACTTCTTGTAGTAGGAATAGGGGGATCATATTTAGGGGCAAGAGCAGCTATTGATTTTCTTTCTCATACTTTTTACAACAGTCTTTCAAAAGAAAAGAGAAATGCACCAGAAATATACTATGTAGGAAATAATATTTCTGGAACATATCTTTCACATCTTTTAGATGTATTAGAAGGGAAAGATTTTTCTATCAATGTTATATCTAAGTCAGGAACTACTACAGAACCTGCAATAGCTTTCAGAGTGTTAAAAAAACATATTGAAGAAAAATATGGAAAAGATGGAGCAAAGAGCAGAATATATGCTACTACTGATAAATCTAAAGGAGCATTGAAAAAGCTTGCTGATGAAGAAGGATATGAAGCTTTTGTTATTCCTGATGATGTAGGAGGAAGATTTTCTGTACTTACACCAGTAGGGCTTCTTCCAATTGCATGCAGTGGAGTGAATATTGATGAATTAATGGAAGGAGCAAGAGCCGCTCAAAATGCTTATACATCTCCATTTGAAGAAAATGATTGTTATAAATATGCTGCTATCAGAAATATTCTTAACAGAAAAGGAAAGAATATTGAAATGTTAATTAATTATGAACCAAGACTTCATTATCTTGGGGAATGGTGGAAACAACTATTTGGAGAATCAGAAGGAAAAGATGGAAAAGGACTTTTCCCAGCAGCAGCAGATTTCAGTACTGATCTTCATTCAATGGGTCAATATATACAAGATGGAAGAAGAGAATTATTTGAAACAGCTGTACTTATTGGAACTCCAGAAAAAGATATTACTATAGAAGAAGAAGCTGTTGACTTAGATGGTCTTAATTATTTAAAGGGAAAAGGAATGGATTTTGTAAATAAAAAAGCGTCACAAGGAACACTTCTGGCTCATGTAGATGGAGGAGTACCAAATCTGGTAGTAAATATACCTGAAGCTACACCATTTCATCTTGGATATTTGTTCTATTTCTTTGAGAAAGCCTGTGGAATCAGTGGATATCTTTTAGGAGTGAATCCTTTTAATCAACCTGGAGTAGAGTCTTATAAGGCTAATATGTTTGCTCTTCTTGGAAAAAAAGGATATGAAAAAGAAGCTGAAATATTGAATAAAAGATTGGAAAATAAATAG
- a CDS encoding Cof-type HAD-IIB family hydrolase: protein MMKYKMVFSDIDGTLLDSKHQVRENTKKKIKELEKKGIPFILVSARMPEGIYPIQKTVGIKAPIVAYSGGLVLDADGRILKSNGISPKKAEKITESVKKEWKDICISIYSNSKWISFDDSDYWIKQEEEITNLKCFKGDFKELLEKDTEVHKIMCMGAPEKIAEVEKRLKAIYPELSIYRSKETYLEIMDGKALKSNAVEVLCRIKGIPMEKTISFGDNYNDVDMLKATGMGVAMGNAPAEVKSQVEHITLDNDREGLLYMLEKLEI from the coding sequence ATGATGAAATATAAAATGGTATTCAGTGATATAGATGGAACTCTTTTGGATTCAAAACATCAAGTAAGGGAAAATACCAAGAAAAAAATAAAAGAGTTAGAGAAAAAGGGAATACCCTTTATTCTTGTATCAGCACGAATGCCTGAAGGGATATATCCTATACAGAAAACTGTAGGGATAAAAGCTCCAATAGTTGCTTATAGTGGTGGACTAGTATTAGATGCAGATGGCAGAATTCTTAAAAGTAATGGCATATCCCCAAAAAAAGCTGAAAAAATAACAGAAAGCGTAAAAAAGGAATGGAAGGATATATGTATAAGTATTTATTCAAATAGTAAGTGGATATCATTTGATGACAGTGATTATTGGATAAAACAAGAAGAAGAAATTACTAACTTAAAGTGCTTTAAAGGAGATTTTAAAGAACTTCTTGAAAAGGATACAGAAGTACATAAGATAATGTGTATGGGAGCTCCTGAAAAGATAGCAGAAGTAGAAAAAAGGCTTAAAGCAATTTATCCAGAACTTTCAATATATAGATCTAAAGAAACATATTTAGAAATAATGGATGGAAAGGCTTTAAAATCCAATGCAGTAGAAGTACTGTGCAGAATAAAGGGAATTCCTATGGAAAAAACAATTTCTTTTGGGGATAACTATAATGATGTAGATATGCTGAAAGCAACAGGAATGGGAGTTGCCATGGGAAATGCTCCTGCAGAAGTAAAATCTCAAGTGGAACATATAACACTGGATAATGATAGAGAAGGACTTTTATATATGCTTGAAAAACTTGAAATATAG
- a CDS encoding class I SAM-dependent methyltransferase, which translates to MKKKLINYLKEKPTEYAPSSKKFWDDEHISKFMLKAHLSPDEEGASRKHDFIEKSVEWITSLGENRSNRKLLDLGCGPGIYAEKFYNKGFDVTGIDFSKRSIEYAVDSAAKKNMKIKYKYMNYLEIDYDAEFDIAVLIYCDLGVLSPDDRKIFLKKIYKALKPGGILILDVFIENFYEKFQEKTEITYENSGFWSDEPYSCIQRNSIYRESMVSLEQYIIITENQCECYNIWNHIFNKNSIRKELEMGGFSGFKFFNNVAGEKESKDNSTLCIYAEKI; encoded by the coding sequence ATGAAGAAAAAATTAATTAATTACCTCAAGGAAAAACCAACAGAATATGCTCCAAGCAGTAAAAAGTTTTGGGATGATGAACATATATCTAAGTTTATGCTGAAAGCTCATCTCAGTCCTGATGAAGAAGGAGCTTCAAGGAAACATGATTTTATAGAAAAATCAGTAGAATGGATAACATCTTTAGGAGAAAATAGAAGTAATAGAAAACTTCTTGATTTAGGATGTGGTCCTGGTATATATGCAGAAAAGTTTTATAATAAGGGATTTGATGTCACAGGGATAGATTTTTCAAAACGTTCAATAGAGTATGCTGTAGATTCAGCAGCTAAAAAAAATATGAAAATAAAATATAAATATATGAATTATCTTGAAATAGATTATGATGCTGAATTTGATATAGCAGTACTTATATATTGTGATTTAGGGGTACTTTCTCCTGATGATAGAAAAATTTTTTTAAAGAAGATATATAAGGCTTTAAAACCAGGTGGAATACTGATTTTAGATGTATTTATAGAAAATTTTTATGAAAAATTTCAGGAAAAAACAGAAATAACATATGAAAATAGTGGATTTTGGAGTGATGAACCATATTCATGTATTCAAAGAAATAGTATTTACAGAGAATCAATGGTATCTTTAGAACAGTATATTATAATAACTGAAAATCAATGTGAATGTTACAATATTTGGAATCATATTTTTAATAAAAATTCTATAAGAAAAGAATTAGAAATGGGAGGATTTTCAGGATTTAAATTTTTTAATAATGTTGCTGGAGAAAAAGAAAGTAAGGATAATTCTACTCTGTGTATTTATGCAGAAAAAATTTAA
- a CDS encoding RidA family protein codes for MQKKFKSSYPARSCFSVTGLPMGAKVEIEMIAKR; via the coding sequence ATGCAGAAAAAATTTAAGAGTTCTTATCCTGCCAGATCATGTTTTTCAGTAACAGGATTACCAATGGGAGCAAAAGTTGAAATTGAAATGATTGCTAAGAGATAG
- a CDS encoding S-layer homology domain-containing protein: MKKILIGNFMIFNIGFAALGYEDLNKEHWAYSSVENLVKKGIIKENSYKFNGEDSVSRYEFAYDLSKLLDKVELEKANKEDLNILEALILEFSKELNKIGFDTKTYNSKIDNINETVELLKKRVNENEIIIEQLKLRIEKLENKK, from the coding sequence TTGAAGAAAATATTAATAGGGAATTTCATGATTTTCAATATAGGATTTGCAGCTTTAGGTTATGAAGATCTTAACAAAGAACATTGGGCATATTCCTCAGTAGAAAATCTTGTGAAAAAGGGAATAATAAAAGAAAATTCATATAAATTCAATGGAGAGGATTCTGTATCTAGATATGAGTTTGCATATGATCTTTCAAAACTGCTGGATAAAGTAGAATTGGAAAAAGCAAACAAAGAGGATTTGAATATACTGGAAGCTTTGATACTTGAATTTTCTAAGGAATTGAATAAAATTGGATTTGATACAAAAACTTATAACTCTAAAATAGACAATATAAATGAAACAGTGGAACTTCTTAAAAAGAGAGTAAATGAAAATGAAATTATAATAGAACAGCTTAAATTAAGAATAGAGAAACTAGAAAATAAGAAATAG
- a CDS encoding HU family DNA-binding protein, whose protein sequence is MKIINKRSFAKIYQEIGKNYIDINQALKEIEIFLETMKEALIKHKKIKFVRRGTFEILDRKPRMISNPVTRELMKIYPQKK, encoded by the coding sequence ATGAAAATAATAAATAAGAGAAGTTTTGCAAAAATATATCAAGAAATAGGGAAAAATTATATTGATATAAATCAGGCTCTAAAAGAGATAGAAATTTTTTTAGAAACTATGAAAGAAGCTTTGATAAAACATAAAAAGATAAAGTTTGTAAGAAGAGGAACTTTTGAAATATTAGATAGAAAACCAAGAATGATATCTAATCCAGTAACAAGGGAACTAATGAAAATATATCCCCAAAAAAAATAA
- a CDS encoding EAL domain-containing protein — translation MPVMKVVLIVDDNYINRTILDNILGSTYKVLQAENGKEALEILKKEKENISAVLLDIAMPIMDGYTFLSEKMKDPDLVHIPVVVTNQYEDEAAEVEALSRGAADFLVKPYRPAIILHRLANIIKMRESSSFVNKIEKDTLTGIYSKDFFYLKCTAFFKDLPKSKYYIVFADIAKFKLVNDVYGSKEGDRLLKYTANIINGEINGYGICGRSEADHFIICVADVVNIEKILENISKKISEFNKNMNIIIHYGIYQVEDKNVSIELMCDRAMFAANTVKNKYDKKYAYYNDSIRKELLQEQMLINDMKLSLAERRFKVFYQPKYDFKTEKIVGAEALVRWDYPKKGMIFPEAFIGLFERNGFITEIDYFVWEEACKKLISVNVSRINLYNNNLPELLIELVKKYNISSKALHLEITESAYTENSEQIIEGVKRLKKIGFVIEMDDFGTGYSSLNMLAKLPIDILKLDMEFVHSIEKNKNSRILLKVIINLAEELHLAVIAEGVETKEQVDILKNIGCQYAQGYYYSPPISEDKLDKIFVENRSAISSNKTGELLNLKDKELFKIVKSDELDLNIKNMIYDLKYYSEHDPLTGLLNRREFKKRVNKILENNDIEGAFIIIDIDNFKRINDKYGHVKGDGILKQISKNLKRSFSEIDSISRLGGDEFIVFTISSTSEKEISFMMNNFFEKVKNIETDIIITCSAGVCFTSKDIDYDSLYYNADMALLSAKISGKNSYKIYTEKMEKYSPISHLKNVEWVLDQIFEMIFISDVETLEVMYINKPACEKLGENREECLGKKCHSFIWQSSMPCERCCKISDCIEDFYTEEVELNDGTFIQLKVKVVEWEGNKYKIHYLNKV, via the coding sequence ATGCCTGTAATGAAGGTGGTATTAATAGTTGATGATAATTATATAAACCGTACAATATTGGATAATATTTTAGGTTCTACTTATAAAGTCCTGCAGGCAGAAAATGGAAAAGAGGCATTGGAAATACTAAAAAAAGAGAAAGAAAATATTTCAGCAGTACTTCTTGATATTGCTATGCCAATAATGGATGGCTATACTTTTTTATCTGAAAAAATGAAAGATCCAGATTTAGTTCATATACCTGTAGTGGTAACCAACCAATATGAAGATGAAGCTGCTGAAGTGGAAGCTTTATCAAGGGGAGCTGCAGATTTTTTAGTAAAGCCCTATAGACCAGCTATCATTCTTCACAGACTTGCCAATATTATCAAAATGCGTGAATCATCTTCCTTTGTAAATAAAATAGAAAAAGATACTCTTACTGGAATATATAGCAAGGACTTTTTTTATCTTAAATGTACAGCATTTTTTAAAGATTTACCAAAAAGCAAATATTATATTGTATTTGCTGATATAGCAAAATTTAAGCTTGTAAATGATGTATATGGAAGTAAGGAAGGAGACAGATTACTGAAATATACAGCAAACATAATTAATGGAGAAATAAATGGTTATGGAATATGTGGAAGATCAGAAGCAGACCATTTTATTATATGTGTTGCTGATGTAGTTAATATAGAAAAAATTTTGGAAAATATATCTAAAAAAATATCAGAATTTAATAAAAATATGAATATAATTATACATTATGGAATATATCAGGTAGAAGATAAAAATGTTTCAATTGAATTAATGTGTGACAGAGCTATGTTTGCAGCAAATACAGTAAAAAATAAATATGATAAAAAATATGCATATTATAATGATTCTATTCGTAAAGAGCTTCTTCAGGAACAGATGCTTATAAATGATATGAAACTTTCTCTTGCAGAAAGGAGATTTAAAGTATTTTACCAACCAAAATATGATTTTAAAACTGAGAAAATAGTGGGAGCAGAGGCATTGGTAAGATGGGATTATCCTAAAAAAGGAATGATATTTCCAGAAGCATTTATAGGGCTTTTTGAAAGAAATGGATTTATTACAGAAATTGATTACTTTGTATGGGAGGAAGCTTGTAAAAAATTGATTTCAGTAAATGTATCTCGTATAAATCTATATAATAATAATCTCCCTGAGTTATTAATAGAATTAGTAAAAAAATATAATATATCTTCTAAAGCTTTACATCTTGAAATAACAGAATCTGCTTATACAGAAAATTCTGAACAGATAATAGAAGGAGTTAAAAGGCTTAAAAAAATTGGATTTGTAATAGAGATGGATGATTTTGGAACTGGATACTCATCTTTAAATATGCTGGCGAAATTACCTATAGATATTTTAAAACTGGATATGGAATTTGTACATAGTATAGAAAAGAATAAAAACAGCAGAATTCTCCTGAAAGTAATAATAAATTTAGCAGAAGAACTTCATTTGGCAGTAATAGCTGAAGGAGTAGAAACTAAAGAGCAGGTTGATATTCTCAAGAATATAGGATGCCAGTATGCTCAAGGATATTATTATTCTCCACCAATATCAGAAGATAAATTAGATAAAATTTTTGTTGAAAATAGATCTGCAATATCTTCAAATAAAACAGGAGAATTATTAAATTTAAAAGATAAAGAATTATTTAAAATAGTAAAATCAGATGAACTTGATTTAAATATAAAAAATATGATTTATGATCTGAAATATTACTCAGAACATGATCCATTAACAGGACTGTTGAATAGGAGAGAATTTAAGAAAAGAGTCAATAAAATATTAGAAAACAATGATATAGAAGGAGCTTTCATTATTATTGATATTGATAATTTTAAAAGAATAAATGATAAATATGGGCATGTAAAAGGAGATGGAATACTTAAACAGATATCAAAGAATTTAAAAAGGAGTTTTTCTGAGATAGATAGTATTTCAAGATTAGGTGGAGATGAATTTATAGTATTTACCATAAGCAGTACTAGTGAAAAGGAAATAAGTTTTATGATGAATAATTTTTTTGAAAAGGTAAAAAATATAGAGACAGATATTATTATAACATGTTCAGCAGGTGTCTGTTTTACTTCTAAAGATATTGATTATGATTCCTTATATTATAATGCAGATATGGCATTACTTTCAGCTAAAATATCAGGAAAAAATAGTTATAAAATATATACAGAGAAAATGGAAAAGTATTCTCCTATCAGTCATTTAAAAAATGTTGAATGGGTATTGGATCAAATTTTTGAAATGATATTTATTTCTGATGTTGAAACACTTGAAGTTATGTATATTAATAAACCTGCTTGTGAAAAATTAGGAGAAAACAGAGAGGAATGTCTGGGCAAAAAATGTCATTCTTTTATATGGCAGTCATCAATGCCATGTGAAAGATGCTGTAAAATTTCTGACTGTATAGAAGATTTCTACACTGAAGAAGTAGAATTAAATGATGGAACTTTTATTCAACTAAAAGTTAAAGTAGTTGAATGGGAAGGAAATAAATATAAAATACACTATCTAAATAAAGTATAA
- a CDS encoding flavodoxin family protein yields the protein MKILILNGSPRMNGNTRTALKAIESGIDTSINQVEFVDITKYKLSGCTGCNSCHTNGGTCIIKDDCIPLVEKICEADTVIFGSAVYWWGITAQLKMLIDKIYFKSAVISEQKKNIGIVAVGADELSGEQYDLISRQFKCICEYLDWNLVINESISAADIGDMAKQTEKIEELKEIGKGLK from the coding sequence ATGAAAATTTTAATATTAAATGGAAGTCCCAGAATGAATGGAAATACTAGAACTGCTCTAAAAGCTATTGAATCTGGGATTGACACTTCAATAAATCAGGTAGAATTTGTAGACATAACAAAATACAAATTAAGTGGATGTACAGGATGCAACAGCTGTCATACTAATGGGGGAACTTGTATTATAAAAGATGACTGTATCCCTCTAGTAGAAAAAATTTGTGAAGCTGATACTGTGATATTTGGTTCTGCTGTTTATTGGTGGGGAATAACTGCACAACTTAAAATGCTCATAGATAAAATATATTTTAAAAGTGCTGTTATTTCTGAACAAAAGAAAAATATAGGAATAGTTGCTGTTGGAGCTGATGAACTAAGTGGAGAGCAATATGATCTTATCAGCAGACAGTTTAAATGTATCTGTGAATATCTGGACTGGAATCTTGTGATAAATGAGTCTATATCTGCTGCTGATATAGGAGATATGGCTAAACAAACTGAAAAAATAGAAGAATTAAAAGAGATTGGAAAAGGTTTAAAATAA
- a CDS encoding HU family DNA-binding protein, producing the protein MSETEFIKFYKERNGIKNREEAKEKINNFWNALLKAIEEDKKVIFKNWGVFEEKNVKSRKTVDPRNCEKIYTKPKKVLKFRAGKGLINFVNGGDENNK; encoded by the coding sequence ATGTCAGAAACAGAATTTATTAAATTTTATAAAGAGAGAAATGGTATTAAAAATAGAGAAGAAGCAAAAGAAAAAATAAATAATTTTTGGAACGCATTATTGAAAGCTATAGAGGAAGATAAAAAAGTTATATTTAAAAATTGGGGAGTATTTGAAGAAAAAAATGTAAAATCTAGAAAAACTGTAGATCCAAGAAATTGTGAAAAGATATATACTAAACCTAAAAAAGTATTAAAATTTAGAGCAGGAAAAGGATTAATAAATTTTGTGAATGGAGGAGATGAAAATAATAAATAA
- a CDS encoding lactate utilization protein, whose product MTIKEVRDSLRGEQVVKALKSRNMEAFFVDTKEDALKKALELIPEGSSVGWGGSASIEEIGLKKAVKMGNYKVIDREQSSSQEESEKLMRDIFSCDYFLVSSNAVSEDGVLVNIDGNSNRVAAICYGPKHVVMIIGMNKVVKSVEDAMSRARNTAAPLNAQRFDIDTPCKKTGCCYDCKKPDTVCCQILITRYSRHIGRIKVILVKEDLGF is encoded by the coding sequence ATGACAATAAAAGAAGTGAGAGATTCTTTACGTGGAGAACAAGTGGTAAAAGCTTTAAAATCAAGAAATATGGAAGCTTTTTTTGTGGATACAAAAGAAGATGCTTTAAAAAAAGCTCTTGAACTTATACCAGAAGGAAGCAGTGTAGGTTGGGGAGGGTCAGCAAGCATAGAGGAAATAGGGTTGAAAAAAGCTGTAAAAATGGGTAACTATAAAGTCATAGACAGAGAACAGAGCTCTTCCCAAGAAGAATCAGAAAAACTTATGCGTGATATATTTTCCTGTGATTACTTCCTTGTCAGTTCTAATGCAGTTTCAGAAGATGGGGTTTTAGTAAATATAGATGGAAATTCAAATAGAGTAGCAGCTATATGCTATGGACCAAAGCATGTAGTGATGATAATAGGAATGAATAAGGTAGTAAAAAGTGTGGAAGATGCTATGTCACGGGCTAGAAACACTGCTGCACCCCTCAATGCCCAGAGATTTGATATAGATACTCCATGCAAAAAGACTGGATGCTGTTATGACTGTAAAAAACCAGATACAGTATGCTGCCAGATATTAATTACACGTTATAGCAGGCATATTGGAAGAATAAAAGTAATTTTAGTAAAAGAAGATTTAGGATTTTAA